The following coding sequences lie in one Cyanobacterium sp. Dongsha4 genomic window:
- a CDS encoding pre-16S rRNA-processing nuclease YqgF: MIFLGFDPGRDKCGLAIVTIDKQILWHEVVKSEDAIASIENLWSNYQPNKLIIGNLTTSKEWKQKIIDKLNLSSVIEFVDEKNSTLEARELYWQMYPPKGLGRLIPQSLKVPPRPIDDLVAILLVQRYINKLT, translated from the coding sequence ATGATATTTTTAGGTTTTGATCCGGGTAGAGATAAGTGTGGTTTGGCTATAGTAACAATAGATAAGCAAATCCTATGGCATGAGGTGGTAAAAAGTGAAGATGCGATCGCATCTATTGAGAATTTATGGTCTAATTATCAACCAAATAAATTAATTATAGGGAACTTGACCACTTCTAAAGAGTGGAAACAGAAAATAATAGATAAACTAAACTTATCATCTGTTATTGAGTTTGTAGATGAAAAAAACAGCACATTAGAAGCAAGAGAGCTATACTGGCAAATGTATCCTCCAAAAGGTTTAGGAAGATTGATTCCTCAAAGCCTGAAAGTTCCTCCCCGCCCCATTGATGACCTAGTGGCAATACTGTTAGTGCAACGTTATATAAATAAGCTAACCTGA
- a CDS encoding TerC family protein, which translates to MLEQILHPSIDFGIDTAFILVILVALEAVLSADNAIALASIAQGLKDSKQQRYALNVGLLMAYVLRITLIITAAWIVKFWQFELLGGLYLLWLTFRYFVNSDQENGEDDENSKLNFKNLWQAIPIIAFTDLAFSLDSVTTAIAVADEIWLIIAGGTIGVIALRFLAGLFIRWIQIFTHLEDAGFITVGLVGLRLILKVAYPSLVPPEWLMIGIIIGMFTWGFSEKNDLEVKDSPES; encoded by the coding sequence ATGTTAGAGCAAATTTTACATCCTTCTATCGATTTCGGTATTGATACTGCTTTTATTTTAGTGATTTTGGTTGCCTTAGAAGCTGTATTGTCTGCGGATAATGCCATAGCTTTGGCCTCCATTGCCCAAGGCTTAAAAGACTCTAAACAACAACGATACGCCTTAAATGTTGGGTTATTAATGGCTTATGTTTTAAGAATAACCTTGATTATTACCGCCGCTTGGATTGTTAAATTTTGGCAGTTTGAATTGTTAGGAGGATTATACTTACTCTGGCTAACTTTTCGTTATTTCGTCAATTCAGATCAAGAAAACGGCGAAGACGATGAAAACTCTAAACTGAATTTTAAAAACCTGTGGCAGGCGATACCGATTATTGCTTTTACCGATTTAGCTTTTTCCTTAGATAGTGTCACCACTGCCATTGCCGTTGCCGATGAAATTTGGTTAATTATAGCAGGAGGTACGATTGGAGTTATTGCCCTACGTTTCTTAGCAGGTTTATTTATCCGTTGGATTCAAATATTTACTCATTTAGAAGATGCAGGATTTATTACTGTTGGTTTAGTAGGCCTCCGTCTTATTCTTAAAGTGGCTTATCCTTCTTTAGTGCCTCCAGAATGGCTTATGATTGGTATTATTATTGGAATGTTTACTTGGGGATTCTCGGAAAAAAATGATTTAGAAGTTAAAGATTCTCCTGAATCCTAA
- a CDS encoding AI-2E family transporter, translated as MSISFRNIALVAITVLLILLLWQLRSLLVILMISVVLAATLAPIVDCGEKMRIPRWLGVILAYLSIILIITGGGLVIGPTVIAQIERLLQKLPGYLDIITNLTQSLIIRFGITEPQALNLIDQWLDLQALASWAVRSSQKLILSSLGLTRGIVGAIFNILLSIILSGYLLAGSKKLIKDFVSIFPSPWDAKLEAQFPPMSDRMGKYIQGRILVSLILGVAITIGLKFIGISEFALGLGVIAGFTNLIPFFGPVIGSIPALIVAIAQGGLTFWWVLLLFVIIQNVETYVLDPLLVGSSVEIEPLYQLLAVLGGVQVLGIIGALIVPPWVAGAGVVLENLYLKPKLVKDNSSS; from the coding sequence ATGTCCATTTCTTTCCGTAATATTGCCTTAGTGGCGATAACTGTTTTACTAATTCTTCTGCTGTGGCAGTTGAGAAGTTTACTGGTTATCTTAATGATTTCCGTTGTTTTAGCGGCTACTCTTGCTCCTATTGTCGATTGCGGGGAGAAAATGCGCATTCCTCGCTGGTTAGGAGTTATTTTGGCTTATTTATCTATTATCTTAATTATTACAGGGGGAGGATTAGTAATTGGACCTACTGTCATAGCTCAAATAGAAAGGTTATTACAAAAACTTCCCGGATATTTAGACATTATTACAAATTTAACTCAGTCATTAATTATTCGTTTTGGTATTACTGAGCCTCAAGCCTTAAATTTAATTGATCAGTGGCTTGATTTACAGGCTTTGGCATCTTGGGCAGTGCGATCGAGTCAAAAGCTCATTTTAAGTTCTTTAGGGCTTACTAGAGGCATTGTTGGAGCTATTTTCAATATCTTATTATCAATTATTCTTTCAGGTTATTTATTAGCTGGTTCAAAAAAATTAATTAAAGATTTTGTCAGCATTTTTCCTTCTCCTTGGGATGCAAAATTAGAAGCCCAATTCCCACCAATGAGCGATCGCATGGGAAAATATATTCAGGGTAGAATTTTAGTCTCTCTTATTCTTGGTGTTGCCATTACTATTGGCTTAAAATTTATCGGTATCAGTGAATTTGCCCTTGGTTTAGGGGTTATTGCTGGTTTTACTAACCTTATCCCTTTTTTTGGACCTGTTATTGGCTCTATCCCTGCCTTAATAGTTGCGATCGCCCAAGGAGGGTTGACTTTTTGGTGGGTTCTACTCTTATTTGTTATTATTCAAAATGTAGAGACTTATGTACTAGATCCTTTATTGGTGGGTTCGAGTGTAGAAATTGAGCCTTTATATCAGCTTTTAGCAGTGTTAGGTGGAGTGCAAGTTTTGGGTATTATTGGAGCATTAATAGTTCCTCCTTGGGTAGCAGGGGCGGGGGTAGTATTAGAAAATCTTTATCTGAAACCGAAATTAGTCAAAGATAATTCTAGTAGTTAG
- a CDS encoding serine/threonine-protein kinase — protein MIISYCLNPNCPQPKNHPKLKQCYTCGANLILNNRYRAIKVLGKGGFGATFIGVDLTLTENPLCVIKQLRPNADDPQAVKTAINLFEREAKILGQINHHQIPKLLDYFEDQGQFYLIQELVNGQNLQREIKYEGVYGELALRRFLLEITPVLKYIHSQKIIHRDIKPANILRRKKDGKLILIDFGAVKDEVNTKLAKTFGQTALTKLSVGTMGYAPPEQLAMRPIYSSDIYALGATCLYLLTGKSPKNFPIDSDNGELLWQQEVSLSDKMVRVLEKMLAINTRDRYKSVDDVIIALDAESLEGNMLSIPTPISSGRTNISSLPETEITVGDISKTMSPAQQLRQAIQKRKTKSDRPKKMLLKWNEERFFNAHNNGKKDFSDQELQNLNLQGSKLIKCIFRYSQLQGVNFKDSSLSQANFYSADLTNANFINANLFQAYFSKSNLENVDFTGANLGSADFTNANVTNANFSGANLKNAKINQQQLKSAKVNRNTTFPDGSRLWWKIF, from the coding sequence ATGATTATTAGTTATTGTCTAAATCCTAATTGCCCTCAGCCAAAAAACCATCCAAAACTAAAACAATGCTATACCTGCGGTGCAAATCTGATTTTAAACAATCGTTATCGTGCCATTAAAGTTCTAGGAAAAGGAGGATTTGGTGCGACTTTTATCGGAGTGGATTTAACTTTAACTGAAAATCCTTTATGTGTTATAAAACAATTACGACCTAATGCAGATGACCCCCAAGCGGTTAAAACGGCAATTAATTTGTTTGAAAGAGAGGCGAAAATTTTAGGTCAGATTAATCATCATCAAATACCAAAATTATTAGACTATTTTGAAGATCAAGGACAATTTTATCTGATTCAAGAATTAGTTAATGGTCAAAATTTACAACGGGAAATAAAATATGAAGGGGTTTATGGAGAATTAGCTTTACGAAGATTCCTCCTAGAAATTACCCCTGTTTTAAAATATATTCATTCTCAAAAAATTATTCATCGTGATATTAAACCTGCAAACATCTTACGTCGCAAAAAAGATGGAAAATTAATCTTAATTGATTTTGGTGCTGTAAAAGATGAAGTTAATACTAAATTAGCAAAAACCTTTGGGCAAACAGCATTAACTAAACTATCTGTTGGTACGATGGGTTACGCACCTCCCGAACAATTAGCTATGCGTCCAATATACTCTAGTGATATATATGCCTTGGGGGCAACGTGCCTTTATCTATTAACAGGAAAATCTCCAAAAAACTTTCCCATCGACTCGGATAATGGTGAATTACTATGGCAACAAGAAGTTTCTTTAAGTGATAAAATGGTCAGGGTTTTGGAAAAAATGTTAGCCATTAATACTAGAGATCGTTACAAAAGTGTGGATGATGTAATTATTGCCCTTGATGCGGAATCCCTTGAAGGTAATATGTTGAGTATTCCCACTCCTATATCGAGTGGCAGAACAAATATTTCTTCTTTGCCTGAAACAGAAATTACTGTTGGTGATATTAGTAAAACCATGTCTCCTGCCCAACAATTAAGACAAGCAATCCAAAAACGCAAAACAAAAAGCGACCGCCCCAAGAAAATGTTATTAAAATGGAATGAGGAAAGATTTTTTAATGCTCATAATAACGGCAAAAAAGACTTTAGTGATCAGGAATTGCAAAACCTCAATCTACAGGGAAGTAAATTAATTAAATGTATTTTTCGCTATTCCCAATTACAAGGAGTAAACTTCAAAGATAGTAGCTTATCTCAAGCCAATTTCTACTCTGCCGATTTAACTAATGCTAACTTTATTAATGCCAATTTGTTTCAGGCTTATTTTTCTAAGAGTAACCTTGAAAACGTTGATTTTACTGGTGCAAATTTAGGTAGTGCAGACTTTACTAATGCCAATGTTACTAACGCTAATTTTTCAGGGGCAAACTTAAAAAATGCCAAAATTAATCAGCAACAATTAAAATCTGCAAAGGTAAATCGAAATACAACATTTCCTGATGGTAGTCGTCTTTGGTGGAAGATTTTTTAA
- the gshB gene encoding glutathione synthase — translation MKKFLFIIDPIARLDPTHDSSVAMMESAQVLGHEVYITTIDKLSVVDGKAYGHISPVTLKPVQLIEGKWIAEKEWYQVGETFFSPLEFCDVVLMRKDPPVTTAYLYATYILDLVDSRKTKVVNSPQGIRGANEKMYALQFTDVIPETIVTQSKEVIADFLQEKQALILKPLGGKAGEGILFMQEGDRNFNSLIEISTKQAQEPIMVQEYLPSAKEGDKRIILLGGKPIGAVNRIPTGKEFRGNMAVGGRVAQTEITPREWEICDAIAPTLLDDGLIFVGIDVIGGYLTEINVTSPTGIREIDRLNHVNLGQETIKFLLEVE, via the coding sequence ATGAAAAAGTTTCTTTTTATTATAGATCCGATCGCACGATTAGATCCTACCCATGATAGTAGTGTGGCAATGATGGAATCTGCCCAAGTTTTAGGGCATGAGGTTTATATTACTACCATTGATAAATTAAGCGTTGTTGATGGTAAAGCCTATGGGCATATTTCCCCTGTCACCTTAAAACCTGTTCAATTAATTGAAGGAAAGTGGATTGCTGAAAAAGAATGGTATCAAGTAGGAGAGACTTTTTTTTCTCCTCTGGAATTTTGTGATGTGGTGTTAATGCGTAAAGATCCACCTGTTACAACTGCTTATCTTTATGCTACTTATATCCTTGATTTAGTTGATTCTCGAAAAACAAAAGTTGTTAATTCTCCTCAAGGAATTCGTGGGGCTAATGAAAAAATGTACGCTCTACAATTTACCGATGTTATTCCTGAAACTATTGTCACTCAAAGTAAGGAAGTAATTGCCGACTTTTTACAAGAAAAACAAGCCTTAATTCTTAAACCCTTGGGTGGCAAAGCAGGAGAGGGTATTTTATTTATGCAAGAAGGCGATCGCAATTTTAACTCTTTAATTGAAATTAGCACCAAACAAGCACAAGAACCAATTATGGTTCAAGAATATTTACCATCAGCAAAAGAAGGGGATAAAAGAATTATTCTCTTAGGAGGTAAACCCATTGGAGCAGTTAATCGTATTCCTACGGGCAAAGAATTTCGAGGTAATATGGCTGTAGGTGGCAGGGTAGCTCAGACAGAAATAACTCCGAGGGAATGGGAAATTTGTGATGCGATCGCACCTACTCTCCTTGATGATGGTTTAATTTTTGTTGGCATAGATGTAATTGGCGGTTATCTTACAGAAATCAATGTTACCAGTCCGACTGGTATTAGGGAAATAGACCGTTTAAATCATGTTAATTTAGGACAAGAAACAATTAAATTTCTTTTGGAAGTTGAATAA
- the grxC gene encoding glutaredoxin 3, whose product MSAKVEIYTWSSCPFCIRAKALLREKQIEFTEYCIDGDNAARMAMTERANGRSSLPQIFIDDQHIGGCDDIYALDRAGKLDQILYS is encoded by the coding sequence ATGAGTGCAAAAGTAGAAATTTATACTTGGAGTAGTTGTCCTTTTTGTATCCGTGCAAAGGCGTTACTAAGAGAAAAACAGATAGAATTTACCGAATATTGTATTGATGGAGATAACGCCGCTAGAATGGCAATGACGGAAAGAGCCAATGGGCGTAGTAGCTTACCTCAAATTTTCATTGATGATCAACATATTGGCGGTTGTGATGATATTTATGCCCTCGATCGCGCTGGAAAGTTAGACCAAATTTTGTATAGTTAA
- a CDS encoding superoxide dismutase yields the protein MAYQLPNLPYEYNALEPYISKSTLEFHHDKHHAAYVNKFNEAVAGTELDNQPIETIIKNLAEDASKQGIFNNAAQAWNHSFYWQCMKPNGGGNPTGALADKINADFGSFEKFTEAFKNAGATQFGSGWAWLVLDGDTLKVTKTPNADNPFTKNQIPLLTMDVWEHAYYLDYQNRRPDYINDFLEKLVNWDFVAQNFSKAS from the coding sequence ATGGCATATCAATTACCAAATCTCCCCTATGAATACAATGCTTTAGAACCTTATATTTCTAAAAGTACCTTAGAATTCCACCATGATAAACACCATGCCGCCTATGTGAATAAATTTAATGAGGCCGTTGCTGGTACAGAATTAGACAACCAACCCATAGAAACTATTATCAAAAACCTTGCCGAAGACGCTTCCAAACAAGGAATATTTAATAATGCCGCCCAAGCATGGAATCATAGTTTTTATTGGCAATGTATGAAACCCAATGGTGGAGGTAATCCCACTGGTGCTTTAGCAGATAAAATCAACGCAGATTTTGGTTCTTTTGAGAAATTTACAGAAGCCTTTAAAAATGCTGGTGCTACTCAATTCGGTAGTGGTTGGGCGTGGTTAGTGTTAGATGGAGACACTCTAAAAGTTACAAAAACACCAAATGCTGATAATCCTTTTACTAAAAATCAAATTCCTCTTTTAACGATGGATGTTTGGGAACACGCTTACTATTTAGATTATCAAAATCGCCGTCCTGACTACATCAATGATTTTCTGGAAAAATTAGTTAATTGGGATTTCGTTGCACAAAATTTTTCTAAGGCAAGTTAG
- a CDS encoding M48 family metallopeptidase, whose protein sequence is MFKYYRKLVYLFTSVFVASSLIITDVQPSNAIPWQELIFRGIQLIQINNISDQQEREIGGQIRQQLLSQGKVKLYRDENLSAYVNQIGRRLVAVSGRPNIPYRFEIVDNPQVNAFATMGGYIYLHTGLITTANNEAELASVIAHEIGHVVARHSQKQMQQQALTQGLLSVAGLDRTQVVQLGVALAVDLPYSRQDEYEADTLGLEMLKAAGYAPQAMVDFMRKLAKTGGRTPTLLSTHPASGDRAIALEQKIPASRGYQGDGLDEQAYRYQIRSLL, encoded by the coding sequence GTGTTTAAATATTATCGAAAGTTAGTTTATCTATTCACATCTGTCTTTGTTGCTTCTAGTTTAATTATCACTGATGTGCAACCTAGTAATGCTATCCCTTGGCAGGAGTTAATTTTTAGGGGTATTCAGCTTATTCAGATCAATAATATCAGTGATCAACAAGAGAGAGAAATTGGTGGTCAAATTCGCCAACAACTATTATCTCAAGGCAAAGTTAAGTTGTACAGAGATGAAAATTTATCTGCTTACGTTAATCAAATTGGACGCAGGTTAGTGGCCGTCAGTGGCAGGCCAAATATACCTTATCGTTTTGAAATAGTTGATAATCCTCAAGTTAATGCTTTTGCTACTATGGGGGGCTATATTTATTTGCATACAGGTTTAATTACCACCGCAAATAATGAAGCAGAGTTGGCCAGTGTAATTGCCCATGAAATTGGTCATGTTGTTGCTCGTCACTCTCAAAAACAAATGCAACAACAAGCACTAACTCAGGGTTTATTAAGTGTAGCAGGTTTAGATCGCACTCAGGTAGTACAGTTAGGGGTCGCATTAGCTGTTGATTTACCTTATTCTCGTCAAGACGAATATGAGGCGGATACTTTGGGGTTGGAAATGTTGAAAGCGGCAGGTTATGCACCTCAAGCGATGGTTGATTTTATGCGTAAGTTAGCAAAAACGGGGGGAAGAACTCCTACTTTACTTAGTACCCACCCCGCTTCTGGAGATCGTGCGATCGCACTTGAACAAAAAATTCCAGCTTCGAGAGGTTATCAAGGAGATGGTTTAGACGAACAAGCCTACCGCTATCAAATTCGCTCTTTACTCTAA
- a CDS encoding thiamine phosphate synthase: protein MKHKQAIYRILDANLDRAREGLRIIEEWCRFGLNNQTMAESCKQMRQELSQWHSPEIRAARDTINDVGTTLTHPKEEKRENLDSVLLANLCRVQEALRVLEEYSKLINGKFALTMKQMRYQVYTLESQLMNKNNHQLLSQSSLYLVTSPVENLYEVVESALQGGLKLVQYRHKDETDVVRYEQASKLKQLCNQYNALFLVNDRIDLALAVNADGVHLGQTDLPISVARQLLGKDKIIGKSTTNPEEMKNAIADQVDYIGVGPVYETPTKAGKKAAGLEYVRYAQENASIPWFAIGGIDETNIEDVVKAGATNVAVVRAIMVAHNPKEVTQNLLKKLS from the coding sequence ATGAAGCACAAACAAGCTATTTACCGTATTTTAGATGCTAACTTAGATCGAGCTAGAGAAGGATTAAGAATCATTGAGGAATGGTGTCGTTTTGGCTTGAATAATCAAACAATGGCAGAATCTTGTAAACAAATGCGTCAAGAATTATCTCAATGGCATAGCCCAGAAATTCGAGCCGCTAGGGATACCATTAATGATGTCGGTACAACTTTAACCCATCCCAAGGAAGAAAAGAGAGAAAATTTAGATAGTGTATTATTGGCTAACTTATGTCGTGTTCAAGAAGCCTTAAGGGTTTTGGAAGAATATAGTAAATTGATTAACGGCAAATTCGCCCTTACGATGAAACAAATGCGCTATCAGGTTTACACTTTAGAAAGTCAACTCATGAATAAAAACAACCATCAGTTATTATCGCAATCTTCTCTATATTTAGTTACTTCCCCCGTAGAAAATTTATATGAAGTGGTAGAATCTGCCCTACAGGGGGGCTTAAAATTAGTTCAATATCGTCATAAAGATGAAACTGACGTTGTGAGATATGAACAAGCTAGTAAATTAAAACAACTGTGTAATCAGTATAATGCTTTATTTTTAGTAAATGACCGCATCGACTTAGCTTTAGCAGTAAACGCCGATGGTGTACATTTAGGACAAACAGATTTACCTATTTCCGTAGCCCGTCAATTATTAGGTAAAGATAAAATTATTGGCAAATCAACAACTAACCCCGAAGAAATGAAAAATGCGATCGCAGATCAAGTAGATTATATTGGGGTAGGGCCTGTTTATGAAACCCCAACCAAAGCAGGAAAAAAAGCCGCAGGTTTAGAATATGTGCGTTATGCCCAAGAAAATGCCTCTATTCCTTGGTTTGCCATTGGTGGCATCGATGAAACAAATATTGAAGACGTTGTGAAGGCAGGGGCGACAAATGTTGCCGTAGTTAGGGCGATTATGGTTGCCCATAACCCTAAAGAAGTAACACAAAATCTCTTGAAGAAACTTTCTTAA
- a CDS encoding glycosyltransferase, which translates to MVHNSISLAMIVKNEAHNLPRCLDSVKDIVGEMIIVDTGSTDNTKGIGISYGAKVYDYQWNDDFAQARNFGLQYVSGDWVLVLDADEVFNPKIISQITPLMEKDDCLVINLIRHEIGTVSSPYSSLSRFFRRHPQISFSRPYHALIDDSVIALQEKEKQWKIFDSNEVAIAHYGYQPEVIAQQEKAQKARKAMESYLAENPHDAYVCSKLGALYVSLGEVKKGLKLLKTGLKSNLATATTLFELHYHLANAYVKEGQISLAVKHYQKAIASPILGKLKLGAYHNFGSLCYQRGQYQQALNLYRQCIIIEPHYALAYYNLGLTHRAMGNISLAMETYRQSIKLNPEYPWAYQNLGVLLLQQGYMEESAEVFQKAYNLHKQQNRSVAENLKEELKLVGLNLND; encoded by the coding sequence ATGGTACACAATAGTATTTCTTTGGCAATGATCGTCAAAAATGAGGCTCATAACCTTCCTAGATGCTTAGATAGCGTTAAAGATATTGTCGGGGAAATGATTATTGTTGATACTGGTTCAACCGATAATACCAAAGGGATAGGGATTAGCTATGGAGCAAAAGTTTATGATTATCAGTGGAATGATGATTTTGCCCAAGCAAGAAATTTTGGTTTACAGTATGTTTCAGGAGATTGGGTTTTAGTTTTAGATGCAGATGAGGTTTTTAACCCGAAAATTATTTCTCAGATAACCCCTTTAATGGAAAAAGATGACTGTTTAGTTATTAATCTTATTCGCCATGAAATTGGTACGGTTTCTTCTCCTTATTCTTCTCTTTCTCGTTTTTTCCGTCGTCACCCTCAGATTAGTTTTTCTCGTCCTTATCACGCCTTGATTGATGATTCTGTCATTGCTTTACAAGAAAAAGAGAAACAATGGAAAATATTTGATTCTAATGAAGTTGCGATCGCACATTATGGTTATCAACCAGAAGTGATTGCCCAACAAGAGAAAGCCCAAAAGGCTCGTAAAGCCATGGAAAGTTATTTGGCAGAAAATCCCCATGATGCTTATGTTTGCAGTAAATTGGGTGCTTTGTACGTTTCTTTAGGAGAGGTCAAAAAAGGTCTAAAACTGTTGAAAACAGGCTTAAAATCGAATCTAGCTACTGCTACGACACTATTTGAACTGCACTACCATCTAGCTAATGCTTATGTGAAAGAAGGACAAATTTCCTTAGCAGTTAAACATTATCAAAAAGCGATCGCATCTCCTATCTTAGGTAAATTAAAACTAGGGGCTTATCATAACTTTGGTAGTCTTTGTTATCAAAGGGGGCAGTATCAACAAGCCCTCAACCTTTATCGACAATGTATCATCATTGAACCTCACTACGCCCTTGCTTACTACAACTTAGGCTTAACTCACCGAGCGATGGGTAATATTTCCTTAGCCATGGAAACTTACCGCCAATCAATAAAATTAAATCCCGAATATCCTTGGGCATATCAAAATTTAGGGGTTTTATTACTTCAACAAGGATATATGGAAGAAAGTGCGGAGGTTTTTCAAAAAGCATACAATTTGCATAAACAACAAAATCGCTCTGTTGCTGAAAATTTGAAAGAAGAATTGAAATTGGTAGGATTAAATTTAAACGATTAA
- the argB gene encoding acetylglutamate kinase encodes MSKKIVESEYYREQEATRVRILSEALPYIQKFSGRTIVVKYGGAAMKDGTLKEYVIRDIVFLASVGVNPVVVHGGGPEINTWLTKLNIEPQFKDGLRVTDAPTMDVVEMVLVGRVNKELVSMINRAGGSAVGICGKDGNLVKARSVDQENVGFVGEVTNVDISLVDALVKSGYVPIISSVAADNEGQAHNINADTFAGEIAAALGAEKLILLTDTPGILKDYHDHSTLLYKLTIQEARDLIDDGIVSGGMIPKVNCCVRSLAQGIKAAHIIDGRIPHALLLEIFTDDGIGSMIVP; translated from the coding sequence ATGTCCAAAAAAATCGTTGAGAGTGAATATTATCGAGAACAAGAAGCAACCAGAGTCAGAATTTTAAGCGAAGCCTTACCCTATATTCAAAAATTTTCAGGACGTACTATTGTTGTGAAATATGGTGGTGCGGCGATGAAAGATGGTACTCTCAAGGAATATGTGATTCGAGATATTGTTTTTCTCGCTTCTGTGGGGGTTAACCCAGTAGTGGTACATGGTGGTGGTCCAGAAATCAATACATGGTTAACAAAATTAAATATAGAGCCTCAATTTAAAGATGGTTTGAGGGTTACGGATGCTCCTACTATGGATGTTGTGGAAATGGTTTTGGTGGGTAGGGTGAATAAGGAGTTAGTGTCTATGATTAATCGGGCAGGAGGAAGTGCTGTTGGAATCTGTGGAAAAGATGGTAATTTAGTTAAAGCAAGATCAGTAGATCAAGAAAATGTTGGTTTTGTGGGAGAGGTTACTAATGTCGATATTAGTTTGGTAGATGCCCTTGTTAAAAGTGGATATGTGCCGATTATTTCTAGTGTTGCGGCGGATAATGAAGGACAAGCCCACAATATTAATGCGGATACTTTTGCGGGAGAAATAGCGGCGGCGTTGGGAGCGGAAAAATTGATTTTGTTGACCGATACTCCCGGTATTCTTAAAGATTACCATGATCACTCCACTCTTCTTTATAAATTAACGATTCAAGAAGCTCGTGATTTAATTGATGATGGTATTGTCAGTGGCGGTATGATACCAAAAGTAAACTGTTGTGTGCGATCGCTCGCTCAGGGAATAAAGGCGGCTCATATTATTGATGGACGTATTCCCCATGCGTTACTATTAGAAATTTTCACGGATGATGGTATCGGTTCAATGATTGTACCTTAA
- a CDS encoding thiol-disulfide oxidoreductase DCC family protein: protein MSSVNYIVVYDGNCNLCVNFTKLLERFDRGKLFRYIPMQNSAILKTLNITPQDCEQGMILKNMEDNSLIWQGSEAAEKIIELLPNGQLFINAYRSIPNLKSIGDKSYLKIRDNRYQWFGGREKTYYSSYNLSCKNNSDCLLN, encoded by the coding sequence ATGAGTTCAGTTAATTATATAGTTGTTTATGACGGAAACTGTAATTTATGTGTCAATTTTACTAAATTATTAGAAAGATTCGATCGCGGTAAATTATTCAGATATATTCCCATGCAAAATAGCGCAATTTTAAAAACCTTAAATATTACTCCCCAAGACTGTGAACAGGGGATGATATTGAAAAATATGGAAGATAACAGTTTAATATGGCAAGGAAGCGAAGCCGCAGAAAAAATTATAGAATTATTACCGAATGGTCAATTATTTATTAACGCTTATCGTTCTATCCCTAATCTTAAATCCATAGGAGATAAAAGCTATCTAAAAATTAGAGATAATCGTTATCAGTGGTTTGGTGGTAGGGAAAAAACTTATTATTCTTCCTATAATTTAAGTTGCAAAAATAACTCGGATTGTTTGCTTAATTAA